The following proteins come from a genomic window of Octopus sinensis unplaced genomic scaffold, ASM634580v1 Contig15124, whole genome shotgun sequence:
- the LOC115230274 gene encoding uncharacterized protein LOC115230274 gives MSGQIVGYVIGKDEGDSDYHGHVTAISVDPEYRKCGIAKKLMKHLEDISAELSQSNNMQEGVPVCRLVCKKVQFGGPCDVREVGHLSDVDKILIAEDLRNGLSQRLIAVKYKI, from the exons ATGTCCGGCCAAATCGTCGGGTACGTGATAGGCAAGGACGAGGGAGATTCCGACTACCACGGACACGTGACTGCCATTTCCGTGGACCCAGAATACCGAAAATGCGGAATTGCCAAGAAATTGATGAAACATTTGGAGGATATATCCGCAGAGTTGTCCCAATCTAATAACATGCAGGAAGGGGTGCCAGTTTGTCGACTTGTATGTAAGAAAGTCCAATTTGGTGGCCCGTGCGATGTACGAGAAGTTGGG CACTTGTCTGACGTGGATAAAATATTAATTGCTGAAGATTTAAGGAACGGACTGTCTCAAAGACTTATTGCCGTGAAATACAAGATTTGA